The Glycine soja cultivar W05 chromosome 15, ASM419377v2, whole genome shotgun sequence region taaaaattataacaatttattGATTCGCTTTCAAATGTGTACAGCCTTTCTATCAAAATTtgcatcataaattcataaaataattagtattacATAGTTATTTTCTTGTACAGATGTTGTAAAACtcaaataagataaaatgatcattttgtGCAATATGGGTTTTTACTTTGGTTGTCTTTTCTCCGTGCTTCGTTTTTCGGGAAGAGGAGAGATGCCTTGGGATGATTTGCTTGCCCGAAAACAAAATGATCGAGAATGATACGATGATTAGTTGCAACGTGGACTCAGACTCTGTGTGTGAGAGGGAGGAGtggtctattttaaaaaaagaaatactaatCAGTATTTTAGACATTGattaatgaattattatttttttaatattcacaaaattatattatttataatttttatattaaatattattttttataattttttaaccaacaTTCTAACTGCATCACTTACAAGACCCTTTTAAAAATGGTGGATCCACAGCCACAGCTACTTTAATAGAGTTAGGACCCTTTGTTCTTCTTACCACTAACTTTTCTTCACGATTCATCCGTGGCCCATCACTTTTCATTTAAACCTTATAAATTAGCTTCGTCACGCTCTCAGAATTTAATGGTATTGCAAATGTCCAAATATGAAAttagacaaaagaaaaagtaaggcttgattggttttttaaaaaatattttaaaacttttactttaaaaacaattttttattgtttcttataaaaatctttaaaaataaaatttgtcaaaataaGCATGCTTTTGCATAGTTTTCCCCCCAcgatttgaataaataattatagtatAATAACAATACTACTCTATTGCTATAATTACGGAAAAaaggttttattaaaaaaaaagatatatacaaATACGAGGATTATTATATGAACAAATCGAAAAAGGCTTTTTGAGCGTCGTCCGAAGAGAATCAATCAAGTGAAGTGAGTATTACGAAGTCGTTTTGGAGTTCAGTTGAATATCTATCTatccattattttcttttggccAATGTTTCACGAGCCAGTCACGACTACACCGTCGTTAACCGATGAAAATGGAAATACATAGAAACAAAACAATAGAAGTTGAGAAATACTAAAGCTTGTGTCTCTGTCTATCAGCCTCATAGCCTtgtctgttttttttcttacgTCCTACTCATTCTTCCCACAGCATCATTTAGCAACCAACCATTACCATTCCCTCTGATCTCTCTCACCTAGCTAGCTACTCATCTTCACTCCTTGCtcctttcattattttctcttagaTTCTGCATCACCGTGTTCACAAAAAAAGTTTACACTAGTTACTGAGTACTACTTCTGAAACCACTTTTCTTCCTGGTTTGCTTCTGTTGCGAGGCCCATTGGAGGTTTCATCTTTTGTTCATtatcacttaaaaaaaacttaattcttttctctttccttgGTGTTATTGCTGATGGAGGGTCCTCACTGTTCTTGCGCTAGTTAATCCACTCATAAATATTGTTGATTGTTTGGGTCATTGAGGAGAGAAAATAGGCCTTTTCAGTAGTTGTGTCTGTGGTGCTTCACTTCTCTCACTTTAAGTCCTGTTGAATTGaagtttatattgttattttaaaccgttaaaaaaaaatcagttcttGTGTCTTCTTTTTTAGGTTTTCATGATTGGTAGGAGGTTTTTTCTTTATCTAATCATTCAGGTCTTGGCTTCTCGCTGctgaaaattagtgtatgataTTGTCTTGAACTGTGAACTTTTGATTGAGAGGGGCTGCAAAGTTGTTCAATTTTTGGAACAAGATGGCTGAAAGGAGATTGAATATTAATGCCCCTCTCATGTCTGTGAGACGCTCTGCTGCTACACCACCATCCTTGACTGAAGCAAAGAAGAAGATTCTAGAGAAACGCCACACTCTTCCATACTACAAATCAGACACATTCTCGGATCAGGTTACAGAACCTGTTGCAGTACCTTTCAATTGGGAGCATATCCCTGGAAGACGCAAGGGTAATGGTGGATCTGAGCCTCAACCTCCTAAGGCAACTTCAATCACTCCAAGCCCAAGACTTCCCCCAGGAAAATCTATCAATGCTACCAAACAACCATTGGAAAAGGAAAGTAAGGCTGCAAATAAATCAAAGTCTTTCAATGTTAGTGTGGTTAAGGTAGACTCtgacaaagagagaaaagtcgAAAAAATAGTTGAGAGCAGAAGGTCCAATGTGAagtatgatgatgatgacgacaatgatgataatgatgcttATTCTGATGCCCTTGAAAATCTGTCACCTACAGAATCATTCTCCATGAACTGTAGTGTGAGTGGTGTAAGTGGATTGGAAAATCTGGGTGCAAACAAGTCTGGATCATTCTCCACAGATCAACAAACTAGAGACTTCATGATGAGCCGATTCTTGCCTGCTGCAAAGGCTATGACTCTACTGCCTCCTCAATATTCTTCAAAAAAGCAATCTGCACTAGTAGAGCAACAGCCTAGAGATGTTAGCAAATTGGTTCGCGATGATAAGAAGCAATTGCCTATTAAGCATAACACTGCTATTATACCATACACTGGCCAAAATCAAGAGGAagaaagtgaagatgaagttgaTGATAATGAGTATGACAACTCTTCTAATATCGCAGCTAAAGGCTGTGGGTTGTTACCTCAATTACATATCAGGAATTCATTGTGCTTATTGAATCCTGTTGCTGTGATGAAAATGAAGAACCAGGCTCCCTTGCCTCCAGCCAGTGAGGTTGTGAAACCTAACAAAAGTTCTCATATTAGATCTTTTAGCCCAGTTCCTGCTGTAAAGAAGGTAAAAACAAGGGAACTCTTTTGCACGCTTCAATCCTTTTGTAGATCAGCATTCCCAGGTGATCTTGTTTTCAACATTTTTACTCACAATCATGAACATTTTCTGCAGGCTTGGGAGGCAATTCACAAGAACAAATCAAGCTCT contains the following coding sequences:
- the LOC114388460 gene encoding uncharacterized protein LOC114388460, translated to MAERRLNINAPLMSVRRSAATPPSLTEAKKKILEKRHTLPYYKSDTFSDQVTEPVAVPFNWEHIPGRRKGNGGSEPQPPKATSITPSPRLPPGKSINATKQPLEKESKAANKSKSFNVSVVKVDSDKERKVEKIVESRRSNVKYDDDDDNDDNDAYSDALENLSPTESFSMNCSVSGVSGLENLGANKSGSFSTDQQTRDFMMSRFLPAAKAMTLLPPQYSSKKQSALVEQQPRDVSKLVRDDKKQLPIKHNTAIIPYTGQNQEEESEDEVDDNEYDNSSNIAAKGCGLLPQLHIRNSLCLLNPVAVMKMKNQAPLPPASEVVKPNKSSHIRSFSPVPAVKKAWEAIHKNKSSSRAASPDKQEGKKKWTSESNRFTYSGELLPGRLSPFRRSRAAAAGISPCRSKPQSPFRGAKLPGDTKEAENYKFGKVKFHSGVLGNVHDVPSQGAKRTSYSGNLTIEKTLYIDTASTAKLSSSNISSLDNNRRVDTVVADLDRRRGKIGSSQEIKQVRAVEEKVTFDTDVLSAFDSIPPSLYRILNLTAKEERDEGLTTDQNISQEPVSLQSVQGTFAEDPKTNTQQIVLANDSGKGSAVSAVSPLPPPLPKSPSESWLWRALPLVSVKNSFLHSSQGTQSQAKRHDSNTTSGNLKWETIVKTSNLHQDHVRYSQELPTRKSQH